TGATGGTTTGCTGAGTCATACCCACTTGTGTATTTAAAGGTAATGTCGTCGGTTCTATTTCGATGGTATTTTCTTGATAAGGCAATAACTCAGTCACTAAAAAATATCCATTTTTATCTGTTTTACCCATTAATTGGTTTTCGTAATACACCTCTACATTCTGGAAATCAGAAACTTTCACTAAAGCAAAACTTTTTGTTAATTTACGCGCTAAAAAACCGTTGCCGGTAAAATAAATAGCACTACCACTTGCATCGACTTCATAACTGGCTTGGCCACGAGCCTGTCCCATACGTACGGTGTAAGCACCGATTTCATTTTGTAACGTCGCATCAACACCGGCATAATGATTACTGTTGTTGCTAGCAAATAAATTATAGCCGTAGCCTGTACCTAAAGGCGTCGGTTTAGTCCATTGCAACATATCTTGCCATTGATGGTTTTGCCACGTTGTAGAATTCGTAACAAAATGATTGACATCCGGTGCTAAAACTAACGTTAAAAATGCTTGATTCGTCTCTGAATGACGTAAATCTCCTGCAAAACCTAAACTTAAAGAAATATTTTTAAATACATGATGCGTATAAGTCGCTGTCAATAATCGCGCTGTTGGGGTATTTGATATTCCATTCGCCGTATTAAAATTTCGGCTATTCACCATTGTAAAACTCGTACTGAGTGACCCATAATGTTCCAAACTGTATCCCAAGAATAATTGATTCACCATACTCGGTGGTGACGTGTTCGGTTGTACACCCAATTGTAAATAATTTAAAGTTGTTAAACTCGTATTAAAACCATAACTAAGTTGTGGTCCCTGACGAACAAAACCTAAACCCAATAATCCCCCTCCAGTCCCTGAATTATTATGTCCGCCTGCCACAGCAAAAGAGAGTACACCGTAATTATTTAATAAATAATTCGCAGAAAAACCTAAAGTTTGCTGATCAAACAATATTTCGGAATGTCCCCCTAATGTCAGATTAGGCGTAATGCCACGTTGATAGGTCGCCACCGCCAAAAAACGTCCGTAATCATTACTATTCACGCCATAATTATCGCGAATAAATCCTGCTTCATAAGAAAAATCGACTAAATGAGGTTTAAGTAATAGAGGGCTTGCATAATAAGGAAAACTAATCATTTTACTACGGCCCAACACATCTTGCGTCACCACATTCACATGACCTGCTCCTGAGATAACTGGAATGTTATTAAATATATAGGGACCATTATTAACAATATGTTGTTGATTCAAAACACTATTTACAAAAACATCTACTTTACTCGGAATAGAAGCTTCGCCTTTATAACCCGGAAGCGGGAACGTCACTAAATTAGGTTGTGTATTAAAGTTCGTTGCATATTGAATTCCAGCAAAGCGGGCTGCGCCACTCCAAAAAGTTGAGCCCGTGACAGCATCGCCAAATCGCCACGTTGCAATTTTTTCAGGTTGATCGAAAGTCCAGGTTGTATTTAAGCGGATAAGTTTATTTGATTCAGTCGTTAATAACGTAATATTATTAGCATATTTATTATAAGCCAATATATCAGCGGTCCCTACGCCAAAACGATTAAATAATCCTAAGCCCAATAATGCGGAAAGATTCGTCTGATTGATTTCAGCACTATTATTCCTTAAAGCAACGGCATCATAGTTCAGAAACGCACCTGGCGCTTCTGGTCTTAAAGGGCCTAGACGTTTACTCAACGGATCAAATGTTTGAATGTCAAATAATCGCGTAGGAACCGTGATTGCTAACTGCATCGCATACTGATTTAAACGATAACGAACATCAGGGTACCAATCCAGTTTATATAAATTTTCTTTATGATATTTTAAAGGTGCATGCGAAATAATTTGCATTTTCCATAGACGCAGATCATTCTCATCAATCCAGATAGAACCGGATAAATCTTTATAACACCGTGCAATACCCGGTAATAACATTCCATTTAGCTTTATTTCAAGCAA
The DNA window shown above is from Rickettsiella grylli and carries:
- a CDS encoding fimbria/pilus outer membrane usher protein, encoding MNSALTQKKNKREMIPLLLEIKLNGMLLPGIARCYKDLSGSIWIDENDLRLWKMQIISHAPLKYHKENLYKLDWYPDVRYRLNQYAMQLAITVPTRLFDIQTFDPLSKRLGPLRPEAPGAFLNYDAVALRNNSAEINQTNLSALLGLGLFNRFGVGTADILAYNKYANNITLLTTESNKLIRLNTTWTFDQPEKIATWRFGDAVTGSTFWSGAARFAGIQYATNFNTQPNLVTFPLPGYKGEASIPSKVDVFVNSVLNQQHIVNNGPYIFNNIPVISGAGHVNVVTQDVLGRSKMISFPYYASPLLLKPHLVDFSYEAGFIRDNYGVNSNDYGRFLAVATYQRGITPNLTLGGHSEILFDQQTLGFSANYLLNNYGVLSFAVAGGHNNSGTGGGLLGLGFVRQGPQLSYGFNTSLTTLNYLQLGVQPNTSPPSMVNQLFLGYSLEHYGSLSTSFTMVNSRNFNTANGISNTPTARLLTATYTHHVFKNISLSLGFAGDLRHSETNQAFLTLVLAPDVNHFVTNSTTWQNHQWQDMLQWTKPTPLGTGYGYNLFASNNSNHYAGVDATLQNEIGAYTVRMGQARGQASYEVDASGSAIYFTGNGFLARKLTKSFALVKVSDFQNVEVYYENQLMGKTDKNGYFLVTELLPYQENTIEIEPTTLPLNTQVGMTQQTIIPYFKSGVLAEFSVKRMQGLDLHVKTPNGQFIPVGAELIINNNVCDERYPVGYEGEVYIPEIKNDLLEGSVVWDKHIYYFSVRLPKTNDPIIELGDVQCY